The proteins below are encoded in one region of Helianthus annuus cultivar XRQ/B chromosome 2, HanXRQr2.0-SUNRISE, whole genome shotgun sequence:
- the LOC110919631 gene encoding floral homeotic protein PMADS 2, producing MGRGKIEIKRIENTSNRQVTYSKRKNGIIKKAKEITVLCDANVSLVIYGSSGKMYEYCSPKTNLIDMLDRYQRLSGNKLWDAKHENLQNEIDRIKKENESMQIELRHLKGEDITSLNYEELIGYEDALENGLTNIREKKDEIPKIMRKREQVLEEENKHLMYLVQQSEMAAMGDYQQHEPFSFRVQPMQPNLHERM from the exons ATGGGGAGAGGAAAGATAGAGATCAAGAGGATAGAGAACACAAGTAACAGGCAGGTCACTTACTCTAAAAGAAAGAATGGAATCATCAAGAAAGCTAAAGAAATTACTGTTCTGTGTGATGCTAATGTCTCTCTTGTTATCTATGGCTCTTCTGGCAAGATGTATGAGTACTGCAGCCCCAAAACCAA CTTGATTGACATGCTGGATCGGTATCAAAGGCTTTCTGGAAATAAGTTGTGGGATGCTAAACATGAG AATCTGCAGAATGAaattgacagaatcaagaaagaGAACGAGAGCATGCAAATTGAGCTCCG GCACCTGAAAGGGGAAGACATAACTTCTTTGAACTATGAAGAACTAATTGGATATGAAGATGCACTTGAAAATGGTCTGACCAACATTCGTGAGAAAAAG GATGAAATCCCCAAAATCATGCGAAAACGC GAACAAGTTCTTGAGGAGGAGAATAAGCATCTCATGTATTTGGTC CAACAAAGTGAAATGGCAGCCATGGGAGATTACCAACAACATGAACCCTTTTCATTCCGTGTCCAACCAATGCAGCCAAACTTGCATGAGAGGATGTAG